The genomic DNA CGTCAGGTCGGCTTTCAACGCTAAAAATTTCCCCGACTTCTCAATAATTGCCGGCTGGGTAAAAAGTTTCTTTTCAATTTGTTTGCACGGAATACACCAGTCGGCATAGAAGTCTATCAGGATTGGCTTGTCCTCATTAGCGGCTTGAGCAACCAGCTGCTCATCGTAGGGTTGCCAGTTAACGTGCTCGGTGTTGGCGTCCGTCCAGGCCGAAACCGAAGTCCAAACTCCCAAAAGAATCATCAAAGTACCGATGGCAGGTTTGAGTCCTTTAAACCAACCGAAACTTGCCGTGGACTTATCGAGAAATCCGACCAAGATGCCGCCCAAAACAACTGTAGCCGTGAAGATGACCGCATAAATAAAGTTCGAAATAAGCGGATCAATAAAATAGACGGCCATCGCAATCATGACCACGCCAAAGACTTTCTTCACCCAAACCATCCATTCTCCGGAGCGCGGCAGGTTCTTGATTGAACTGGAAAATGTGCCAAGGAAAATATACGGGAATCCTAAACCGAGAGATAAAACAAAGAAAAGCAAAAACCCGGTAAACGGGTCGCCCTTGGCCGCCACGTAGGTCAAAAGGCTGAGTACAAATGGCCCGATACAAGGCGCCGCGACAATACCGACTGTTAACCCCATAAAAAGCGAACCGATGACGCCCTGCCTTGATCCGCCGGCCATGTTTGACAGGAAAGCAGGAACCCGGATTTCAAATGCTCCGAACATGCTGGCCGCAAACACTAAAAAAACTCCGGCGATTGCAACTAAGACAAGAGGATTTTGCAGGGAAGAACCGAGCAGCCCGCCGGTCATGGCAGCGACAACGCCTAAAACCGAATAGGTAATCGACATACCGAGGACATAAATCAGCGCCAGAAAAAAAGATTTGCTGATTTTTCCGGATGCTTGGCCGACAAAGAAGCTGATCGTGATAGGAATGATTGGGTAAACGCAGGGCGTCAGGTTGAGTAATAAGCCGCCAAGGAAAATAAAACTAAGTGTTAAAACAAGCCCCCTCTCTGATATAAGGTTGCTGATTTCATTAGTTGAGCGTTCCCCCGCCAGTTGACTCAATTTAATTTCAAATTCACTTTCATTGATTTGCTTTACCGGCGTCCCGGCGCCAACAATTGAGGCAACGATTTCGAACGATTTCGAGGTCGGAATTAGACACATGACATCGTTACACGCCTGGTAAGAGAAATCTCCGGAGATTTTTAATTCACCTGGTATGATACCTTCGGAAACTTTTGCTTTCGTCCAAAAGACCACGTCCCCTTCATAAACAGAAAGTGGCGTTTCGGAAAATTCGAATTTCAGCATTTGGCCTTCGGGGTAATAGACCTCGCCGAATTCAAAGCCATCTATTTGTGCAAATTCAACCTTGGTTGGAATAAGAAATTCGTCCGCTGGCTTGCGCGAATTGATGTGCCACTTATGCTCAATCCTGGCTTTAACGCCAATTTTAAATTCATCGCCGGGCCGGATTTTATCGACTGACAGAAAGGCTTCGACGCTTAAAACTTCCTGCTGGCCAAACTGGGCGTTTAATGAATTTATGCAAAGTAAAAGAAGTGCAAAAGTTGTGATGATCTTTTTCAATTTTAGATTTCCCTTCGGTTGCTCAGAAACGAACTTTAAGATAAATATTGGTAATATACAATTTCTAACCAAAGAATCAAAACTTATAACAACATAATTTCTATATTTGTTTCCAAGATCAAGAGTGATTTGAAAAACTTGCAACTTTGACGGTCACTATGTATTTTCAGGCGTCTGAGGCATTTCTAAAGTAAGGTTTAAATTTCAATTTTAGAGGTTGAATGCGCTGGTTTAAATTCATTCTCACATTTGCAGCGACATTGGGGCTAGTGATTGCGCTCGACACAAAAATAGGTTTAATGCCGCCGCTGGGCAAATTCCTCGATCCATTTCAGGGCTTTTGGCAAAACGCTGAAACCGATAGGGGAGGAGGCACTCAAACATTGCATCTTCCAACCCTTAAGGCGCCGGTGTCTATTTTATATGACGATCGTCAAATCCCCCACATTTTTGCTAAAAATGATCACGACCTTTACTTCACCCAAGGTTATGTAACTGCAAAAGATCGCCTTTGGCAAATGGAGTTTCAGACACATGCGGCAGCGGGCCGGCTTTCCGAAATCGTTGGTGAGCGAGCTTTGGAATACGACCGTTTTCAGCGGAGAATCGGGATGCTTTCTGGCGCCCGAAATGCGCTTAAGGCAATGGAAAAAGATCCCGTGATTCGTGAAGTAGTTTTAGCCTACACTGCGGGTGTGAATGCTTTTATAGAAACATTAGACCCAAAAGATTACCCTGTCGAGTACAAAATCCTGGATTATGCCCCCGAACCCTGGACGACCCTCAAATGCGCTTTACTGCTCAAATACATGGCCTGGATGCTGACCGGATACGCTTCCGACTTGCAGATGAGCAACACCCTGGCGAAGTTTGGTAAGGAAGTCGTCGAAGACCTCTTTCCATATTATCCTGAAAATATGCAGCCGGTCATTCCGGAAGGCACGCCCTGGAACTTTAAACCGCTGCCAGTTAAAAAACCGGCAAGAGAATTTGTACCGAAGATTACCAGCAAGATTTTGCCGTATGAAGCCAATCCGGCAACGGGCAGTAATAACTGGGCTGTGTCCGGCTCAAAAACCGCCAGCGGATTTCCGATTCTGGCAAACGATCCGCATTTGGAAATGAATCTTCCGTCTATCTGGTATGAAATGCAACTGACCAGTCCGTCGGTGAATGTTTATGGCGTTTCCCTGCCCGGTGCGCCAAACATTGTCATTGGTTTCAATGAAAAAATCGCCTGGGGCGTGACGAATGGCGAGGCTGACGTCATGGATTTTTATGAAATCACGTTTAAAGATTCTACCTTGACTGAGTACCGGCATGACCATAAATGGCGGAAGACCAGGAAGGTCGTGGAGGAAATTAGAGTAAAAGGCGCCGGCACGGTTGTGGACACAGTCATTTATACACATCACGGGCCAATTCCATACAATATTAATGAAAAGCCATTTAACCGGCGCGTGCCGGTTTTGCATGCTTTACGTTGGTTGGGACACGACCCCAGCAACGAGGCGCGTACTTTTTATGAATTAAATTATGCTGAAAATTACGGCGATTATGTTGATGCCCTTTCTCATTATATTTGTCCGGCGCAAAATTTTGTCTTTGCCGATACAAGCGGCGATATCGCCATTTGGCACAATGGCAAATTCCCAGCTAAGTGGCGCGGCCAGGGAAAGTTTATTGGAGATGGTTCTGATCCGCTTTACGACTGGCAAGACTGGGTTCCTCACTCGCAAAATCCCCATATTAAAAACCCGTCGCGCGGCTTCGTTAGCTCAGCAAACCAGAATGCAACCGACCTGACTTATCCATATTATTTGAATTGGTACTACGCCTCGCACTATCGAAGCAGCAGGATAAATCAAAGATTGACTGAAATGAAAAAAATCACGCCGGATGATTTCAGAAAATTGCAGCTCGACACCAAGAATCTTTTTGCTGAATCGGTTGTGCCGGCTTTATTGAACATTTTAGACGAGAGCAGTTTGTCTCCCGAAGAGGTAAGGATGTTCCGAAAACTCTCTTCCTGGGATTTTTTTAATGATGCAGATAAAATTGCACCGACTATTTTCAAAAACTGGTGGGGGAAACTTTATGATGCTATTTGGGATGACGAGTTTGGCGGCGAGGGAAGGTATTTTCGGTTTCCTTCGCGGGCGAGGACTGTGCAAATGATTGTAGAAGAGTCGCTGGCAAAATGGTTTGATAATATAAAGACATCCGAAGTTGAAACACTGCCTGATTTGGTGCGAGCAAGTTTCAAGGCGGCCCATTTCGAATTATCCGCTTCGTTTGGCGAAATGAATGAATCCTGGCAGTGGGGCAGGTATAAAGGAACGGATATTATCCACCTTGCCCGAATCCCGGGTTTTAGTCGCCTGGATTTAAATGTCGGGGGGGACTTAAGAATTGTGAATGCCATCGGCAAGACCCACGGCCCCTCCTGGAGAATGGTCGTTGCCCTCGGCCCGGAAGTGAAAGCCTGGGGCATTTATCCCGGCGGTCAGTCCGGCAACCCGGGAAGCCCTCATTATGACGATTTTGTTGACGACTGGGTACAAGGAGAGCTCGCTGAACTGCTTTTTCTTAAATCGGAAGATTCGGAACACCAGCGAATTGTTTCAAAATTAAATTTGGAGGCGAAATGATACTTGCTGCGCTGCTGATTTTGATTTTTAGTTTTATAACAGAAATGCTTTTACCCTGGTGGTCGATAGCGATCGTGGCGTTTGCAATTGGCTTTGGGAAGACACCAACCGGTTGGAAATCATTTTGGGCCGGATTTCTTGGAGCAGGGTTTTTATGGTGGCTGGCTTCCGGCTATATTCACTTTAGAACGGATGGGATTTTGACATCTAAAGTAGGGGAGATGTTGACGCTGCCTTTGCCGATTCTTGTGGTTTTGATTACGGGACTAATTGGCGGTTTGGTAGGAGGGTTGGCGGCAGGCGCCGGATTTCATTTGAGAAAAATCTTCAAAAAAGCCTTGACTTGAATGGACTTAATATTATATATTACTATGGTCATAAAAAGTTAGTCAAAATGAGGTCGTAATGAAAACTATCGCTGCAGGAAATTTCAAAACGCACTGCTTATCACTACTTGATCAGGTAGCTCAAAGTCGTGAGTCATTAGTGATCACTAAGTACGGTAAGCCAGTTGCGAAAATTGTTCCTTACAATGTTAAAAAGGATATCAAAGAAAAACCTCTAAAAGGTAGTGTAATCTATTTCGGAGATCTGATTTCTCCAATTGAAGTAGATTGGGAGGCCAATCAGGGATGATTATTCTTGATACTCATGCATGGCTTTATTGGGTTGACGATAATCTTAAAGAATTTTCTAAGGTCGCATTGGCAGAAATAAAGAAAGCTACCACATTGGGAATTAGTGTGATTTCATGCTGGGAGATTGCTATGCTTGTTGTAAAACAGCGTCTGTCACTAAGTATGGATGTCATGGATTGGATCAGTCAAGCGTTGAGATATCCGGGGACCCGGTTGCTTGATTTAGAACCTGAAATTGCAGTGATGTCAACTCGTTTACCAGGTAAATTTCCGGGAGATCCGGCCGATCAAATTATTGTTGCTACCTGCCTTAGACATGGAGCACCTTTGGTTACTAAGGATGGCAAAATTCACTCTTGGGGAAAGATTAGAACCATTTGGTAGATTTGAGAACTTCTATGCAGGTCACTCCTTATAACTCAAAATTTGTTTTTAATTTTTGCTCCCGTTCAAATCTTTCAATAGCAAGTTGAATGAGTTTGTCGATGAGTTCGGAGTATGGAATACCGCTGATTTCCCAGAGTTTCGGGTACATGCTGATTTTGGTAAACCCGGGAATTGTGTTAATTTCGTTCAGCAAGACTTTGTTGTCTTTGGTCAAAAATATATCTACACGGGCCATGCCTTCACAACAGAGCGCCTGGAAAGCCTTAATCGCCAACTGTTGAATCTGCTTGACCAAGTCCCTGGGGAGTTTGGCTGGAATTTCTAAAAGGGCTCCCTGTTCGTCGATATACTTTGCTTCATAAGAGTAGAATTCGTGTTGGGGTATGATTTCTCCCGGCACTGAGGCAATAGGATCTTCATTCCCCAAAACCGAGCATTCGATTTCCCTGCCGTCTATGAATTCTTCGATCAAGATTTTAGTGTCATAATTGAAGGCATCTTTTACCGCTTCTTCAAGCTCAGTCTGAGTGTGCGCCTTGTGAATTCCCACCGACGAACCCAGGTTTGCCGGCTTCACGAAAAC from candidate division KSB1 bacterium includes the following:
- a CDS encoding sulfite exporter TauE/SafE family protein; translation: MKKIITTFALLLLCINSLNAQFGQQEVLSVEAFLSVDKIRPGDEFKIGVKARIEHKWHINSRKPADEFLIPTKVEFAQIDGFEFGEVYYPEGQMLKFEFSETPLSVYEGDVVFWTKAKVSEGIIPGELKISGDFSYQACNDVMCLIPTSKSFEIVASIVGAGTPVKQINESEFEIKLSQLAGERSTNEISNLISERGLVLTLSFIFLGGLLLNLTPCVYPIIPITISFFVGQASGKISKSFFLALIYVLGMSITYSVLGVVAAMTGGLLGSSLQNPLVLVAIAGVFLVFAASMFGAFEIRVPAFLSNMAGGSRQGVIGSLFMGLTVGIVAAPCIGPFVLSLLTYVAAKGDPFTGFLLFFVLSLGLGFPYIFLGTFSSSIKNLPRSGEWMVWVKKVFGVVMIAMAVYFIDPLISNFIYAVIFTATVVLGGILVGFLDKSTASFGWFKGLKPAIGTLMILLGVWTSVSAWTDANTEHVNWQPYDEQLVAQAANEDKPILIDFYADWCIPCKQIEKKLFTQPAIIEKSGKFLALKADLTKEKSLGVKDLRTKYEVHGVPTIILIDGSGNEHRRFTDELLNFSTEEFLEIMEGALNRNE
- a CDS encoding penicillin acylase family protein, producing the protein MRWFKFILTFAATLGLVIALDTKIGLMPPLGKFLDPFQGFWQNAETDRGGGTQTLHLPTLKAPVSILYDDRQIPHIFAKNDHDLYFTQGYVTAKDRLWQMEFQTHAAAGRLSEIVGERALEYDRFQRRIGMLSGARNALKAMEKDPVIREVVLAYTAGVNAFIETLDPKDYPVEYKILDYAPEPWTTLKCALLLKYMAWMLTGYASDLQMSNTLAKFGKEVVEDLFPYYPENMQPVIPEGTPWNFKPLPVKKPAREFVPKITSKILPYEANPATGSNNWAVSGSKTASGFPILANDPHLEMNLPSIWYEMQLTSPSVNVYGVSLPGAPNIVIGFNEKIAWGVTNGEADVMDFYEITFKDSTLTEYRHDHKWRKTRKVVEEIRVKGAGTVVDTVIYTHHGPIPYNINEKPFNRRVPVLHALRWLGHDPSNEARTFYELNYAENYGDYVDALSHYICPAQNFVFADTSGDIAIWHNGKFPAKWRGQGKFIGDGSDPLYDWQDWVPHSQNPHIKNPSRGFVSSANQNATDLTYPYYLNWYYASHYRSSRINQRLTEMKKITPDDFRKLQLDTKNLFAESVVPALLNILDESSLSPEEVRMFRKLSSWDFFNDADKIAPTIFKNWWGKLYDAIWDDEFGGEGRYFRFPSRARTVQMIVEESLAKWFDNIKTSEVETLPDLVRASFKAAHFELSASFGEMNESWQWGRYKGTDIIHLARIPGFSRLDLNVGGDLRIVNAIGKTHGPSWRMVVALGPEVKAWGIYPGGQSGNPGSPHYDDFVDDWVQGELAELLFLKSEDSEHQRIVSKLNLEAK
- a CDS encoding type II toxin-antitoxin system Phd/YefM family antitoxin produces the protein MKTIAAGNFKTHCLSLLDQVAQSRESLVITKYGKPVAKIVPYNVKKDIKEKPLKGSVIYFGDLISPIEVDWEANQG
- a CDS encoding type II toxin-antitoxin system VapC family toxin codes for the protein MIILDTHAWLYWVDDNLKEFSKVALAEIKKATTLGISVISCWEIAMLVVKQRLSLSMDVMDWISQALRYPGTRLLDLEPEIAVMSTRLPGKFPGDPADQIIVATCLRHGAPLVTKDGKIHSWGKIRTIW
- the ddlA gene encoding D-alanine--D-alanine ligase, whose protein sequence is MSKKIRVGILFGGKSAEHEVSLQSAKNVVEAIDKDKYEVVLIGIDKQGRWYLNDESHFLLNSENPKLISLNKSSKNVALVTGKSGEREIVSVTDHASFGAIDVVFPILHGTFGEDGTVQGLLKLANVPFVGAGVLGSSVAMDKDVMKRLLRDAGIPIGKFLTFDRVSIETANFAEIEKQLGLPVFVKPANLGSSVGIHKAHTQTELEEAVKDAFNYDTKILIEEFIDGREIECSVLGNEDPIASVPGEIIPQHEFYSYEAKYIDEQGALLEIPAKLPRDLVKQIQQLAIKAFQALCCEGMARVDIFLTKDNKVLLNEINTIPGFTKISMYPKLWEISGIPYSELIDKLIQLAIERFEREQKLKTNFEL